A genomic segment from Aegilops tauschii subsp. strangulata cultivar AL8/78 chromosome 1, Aet v6.0, whole genome shotgun sequence encodes:
- the LOC109778306 gene encoding uncharacterized protein encodes MAAAGYGGRSVKPCKEMWKNINKYFRKAKESGKKRPAHAMTCPYFVELDHLYFHPDRGSGAGAASSSAAGNTNTKTNADADANANAIASADDAGNKASAELLDAVVKYATDTHYGAPPGFPTDGVRGGNAGREGTKDDGEAVDMGRASGRAGDDHEDEVARSHGHNDDHDH; translated from the coding sequence ATGGCCGCGGCGGGGTACGGCGGCCGGAGCGTGAAGCCGTGCAAGGAGATGTGGAAGAACATCAACAAGTACTTCCGCAAGGCCAAGGAGAGCGGCAAGAAGCGCCCCGCGCACGCCATGACCTGCCCCTACTTCGTCGAGCTCGATCACCTCTACTTCCACCCCGACCGTGGCTCCGGCGCCggtgccgcctcctcctctgccgccGGCAACACCAACACCAAAACTAATGCCGATGCCGATGCCAATGCCAATGCCATAGCCAGCGCCGACGACGCGGGCAACAAGGCAAGCGCGGAGCTGCTGGACGCGGTGGTCAAGTACGCCACCGACACGCACTACGGCGCCCCGCCGGGGTTCCCGACCGACGGCGTCCGTGGCGGCAATGCAGGTCGAGAAGGCACcaaggacgacggcgaggccgtcGACATGGGCAGGGCGTCGGGCAGAGCAGGCGACGACCACGAGGACGAGGTGGCCCGGAGCCACGGGCACAACGACGACCACGATCATTAG